From the Perca fluviatilis chromosome 11, GENO_Pfluv_1.0, whole genome shotgun sequence genome, the window GTCGGAGCTGAATCACTCTAGAAATCTGAAAGATGAAAGAGAGCAGGCGAGTTCATGTACACAAAAGGagcaaaaatattttattgactaaaataAGTTCCGGAGAAATGTTCCGGTGCAGCTTTGTGGACTGTGTGGGCAGTAATGTTACATAGATTTGATTTTAGCAACTAAATTAagccattaatattaacaatgAGTGCATGATCAGAGAACCAGTTTTACCTTCTGTACATGCGGCTCCCTGGCGAAAGAGACTCTGGCCAGAGCCTGGCTCTGCAGGTTCAGCCGCTGCGCTGTCAGCTCTCCCTCCTCAATCTCCACCAgacctgcacacaaacacacactggactCAAAAcatgtgtgaagtgtgtgtgtgaagtgtagACAAGACAGTAACTTAACCATTAAAAAACTCATTATATATACGCAATTTAATTTTACACTGGTTACAAAAAATGACCTATATTTTATCAAAGCAATGAGCTAAATGTTACATTGGAAAGTGTTTTAAAACCGTGTTAATAGTTTGAGAATCATTTATTACCtttaaatgcaaaacaaaagacagcaaaaagtaaaacaaacttGGAGTGTAATTGCCAAGTATTCATGTTTTTGCATCATGCCTGGAATATGCTTTCACAATGGCCCTGAGTCACATCTAATTTaatgaatgcaaaaaaataGGTTGGGAGATACATTTTGTATATTCGTGTTAAGCGTCCGACAATCCTTTACATATCCAGCCTCTGTACATCTAGAAGATCCTTTCAAATTTATAACACATTCCAGAAATACAAGCAGGAGCCTGGTTTTCAAAAACGAGGACCTCCAGCGACATGAATGGAACTACCTGAGTTCTGTGCGATGATGAACGCTACTCTGAGGGCCCCCGGCTGCATTCGAATGAAGCCACACTCCCTGTGCAGGGGCTTCTTGGTCTCTGCATGGAAGGCATTGAACCTGTAAAACACAGTAAAGAGCGAGGAATCAGCAGAAGACTGAAGATGAAGTCTTTCCACATGATGCAAATTTCCTGCTGGTAGATTGTTTGGTTTGGTATTTTACCCATCAGTGATGCTGGGTGTAGGTCACATGTGAAAACAGGCTTGAAACTTTCAACCACAGAGAGCATGGAAACAGTTTTTCCAACCTTGGTCTTAATCTTTAAAGTCTGATTGCTCACAGAGTAACCTACGTGAAGTTGATGACTGGTTGTCCCACATGGCTGAAGTTCAGTGTCTCTATGTAGCGGAAAGGTTTTATGGAGGTAAAACATCCCTCTCCAGGTTCATCTGACTCCCAGCTACCCAGAAGCCAGTCTAGAGGGAGGAGGGCTGGGTTCAACTCCACTGAtggcaaaaatacacacacaaacagtttttAATGCATTATCATGAAAAATTCCATATGAGGTTGTGATGGGTGATACCACAGATTTGATCCAACACCAAGAAATATATTGAATACATTGATATTATTAACACAGAGTTTGAACTTGTACTATAAAAGAATAGATCATTTTATATAATTCAGAGTAAAACGTATCTTATTGTATTCTGACTAAAGTGTAACTGTAAATCTCAcgggtatgtatgtatgtatgtacagtgtatgtatgtatgtatttacagaatatgtatgtatgtatgtatgtatgtatgtatgcatgcatgcatgcatgcatgcatacatacatacatattctgtacatacatacatacatgcatgcatgtagCTACCAAGTGTACACACTCACATCCAAAAACATctttattatgtattatattatatattcatgCAGCAGGGAGGTAAGGAAATGGTGGATCGAGGCAGGTGGAAATTCAAAATGCACTATGATTGCTTATCTCTACTTTTAACAGTAGGTGGCAGTAGTGCTACGGTTTGGTCGAAATAAGGCAGAAGAAGACGGCTCTGCTAAATACATAGCTAGATATATACAGAGGAAGGTGACTGTTTTATATCGCACTCACTTTGCAAACAAGACGCAGTTATCACAGCAACGTTAAGTATCAATAAGACGATTACACAAATGAACACTCATTTTGATATTGAAAAGTCACTAATTACGAATAGCTCAACTTTGTCCCGGTGGTGGTTGCAATTTGTTTCCTATCATggaagctaaagttagctaacgttgctaTCGTTTTCAAAGATAACATTAGGTTAAATTAAACTCCCGAACAGTCAACGGTAAGCTTGAGTTTATAAGTTAAAATGACccattttacttcagtaaattaATTAGCTAAAAGCTACTAAATGCGTTTTAATTGAGCCTGTGGTCACTGCGACATTGTAGCTAGTACAGTTGACATTGattcaatatttgttttttatataaaaagtaaCCAACATCATACCTGTGTGATTGTCAGGACACGCCATTAACAAAACTGCAGTCAAGTGGGAGAAAATGCGAAAAATCAGGCAGAAGTAAAAGATTAAATGTCACTAACGTTAAATGAATAGTACACTGCGACAGTGTTGAGCTACTGTGACTTATTATACGGCCACTCACAGTAGGGAATCTTGGGTAATGTAGTTCGGACCTTCAAGCAAACGTATATACTTTTGGAGCTATTTCTGAAATCCTTTACTGTTATCACACATTGAGGCAGAAGAAGTGTTTGATAAATTAAAGCACACTTTATTGACATCTTTCAGTGCACCATATAGACCATATAACAATATCTGCTCCTGTATTTCAAAACTGTCCTACTTATACAAGAAAGGCACATGGCGTTATAGGTTTTATAAAATCACAGAAAGATTCCTGAACTTTATGTACTGTTCCAGGGGTCCGCATGTTGGGATCACTGAGTGTTTACTTTTTATTTCCTAATGAATAAGTACAGGGTGGGTGGGCAGGGAATCAGGCGTCTTAAGCCTTGCTCTTTTTGCAGTTCTTGAGAGCATCTGCCAGGGCATGTAGTGCCATGTCTGCATTAATCTTCTCGCAGTTGTATCCCATCAATCCGATCCTCATCACCTGGTGAAAAGAGAGGTAGACAGTGACTTAGCAGCATGATTTAGAAAGCTGTAACTATCAAAGTGATGATGTTTCTCTTGCTATAACGGTTGAAATTGGATATCTGATTGAATTAGTTCATTTATGTAAATTGTTATAGTGGGAATGAAGTTGGCTATTATTTCTTATAGAAACATATTATTCAATCCAGGACTAGCTCTATTTGTTAAGGTTTATTTTAGGGGAAATAATTCTCTTTTGAAAACATTACCTTCTGCTGCTAAAATGCTGAGACTGATGGTCACATCTATAATAGCTGATGACCAAAATGTTAAAGGCATATATTTCTCCACTGTACTTGGTTGTAATACCAGCAGCAACCCACCATGCCGATGGAAGGGCCTAGGCCTCCAGTCATCTCCATCTGATGGTGTTTCATGATATAGGACAGCAACTCCCTCCAGTTGTAGCCGTCCGGAATGGCAATGGTGGTGACGGAGGGGAGCCTCAAGTCCTGCAGGACATGTCACAACAGGGCAACACAATAACTCTGGTCAGTTGTAGTGCAACACAAACAGTCCTGTATATAACAGATATGACATACAGGGctacatactataatatatatatattcttgtaGTGTTTATCcattgtgttgtgtctcttgtAGATaatctctttttttgtctttgtgcacAAAACACCaagcatgttgttttgttttatgtctGTCTCACCCGTTCAGGGATGAAGAGCTTGAGGCCCAAGTCCTCCAGTCCTCTGTATAGGTAGGCTGCCACCTCCTTGTGTTTTTTCCAGGACTCCTCCAGCCCCTAGAGGGAGACAAAGATCGATGGAGGTACGTGAGGTACGTGAAAAACTACTACACTATTATAGAGGCAAACTCAGAGAGCTATGTTTCATTTTCAACACTTCCTCGCAATTCGATGGTGTTTTGAACAAAGACGTTGCCATATTGCTGCCAATAAAAGTGATTGGCATAATTGTAGCCAAAACAAAATCAAGAGTGTGCCCCCAGCACGGCCCACATTATGTACCAGTTGTATTAAGAAGGTTTTGACAAATGTAAATAATTGAATTGTTACTCTAGAAGTTGTAAATGTCTTTCAGTAAAGTATCTACAACAAGTTGTGAAATTATCCCCGACCTTCTCAGCAATAACTGCCAGACTCTCTCTCAGGGCAAAGAATCCAGACACTGGACCAGTGTGGTGGTATCTAAAACCCAGAGCAAACATGATTAAATATCCAGCACAGTGACACCCATAAAATTCTTTCTTTTCCAAAgcttgaataataataatagccaaTAATTTAAACATCTAATGTTTTTTAGTCTAGTTCTAACAGAGTTTAAGCAAGCTTAAGGTGGTATGAAGAGAGAGGATGAAATCAGTTGGCTGTAATGGACTTACACTCTGGCTGGTTGGCCATCACAACCCCAGTAGTTGGACAAATGAGTCATATCAAAGAGGTAGGATACAGGTTTTGTTTTCCTGTTAAACATCTTGTGGCTGTGAGGGGTAGACAATAGATAGACAAAGAGATGATTGCTTGGTCTGATTTTTGTATGCAGTTGTGACAATTTACTTGTATATGGAAACATGCATGCAGAAAGTCCCTACTCACCATGCTCTGTCATTAAAGGAGATAGGTGCTGTGCCAGGAGGTGCATTCAGAGCCTTCTGAGAGCCAGTGTACAGGATGTCAATATCTGGGAGCACAATGAGAGGCAGATTATACCACACGCAAGCACATGGTAGCAGGTAGCCATCGTTATTCATTAATCGTCTTACTTTGCTTGTCCATAAAAATTGGTGCTGCACCAAGAGATGCGACTGTGTCAACAAGGAAGAGGCAGTTATGTCTGTGGGAGACAACAGTGAGGAAGATGACATTGTATTTGGTAATTGTATGAAACCGTTTTGTACGAAGTGCTTTAGGCAGATACTTTAGGAGGCTCACTTTCTGCAGATGTCTCCAATGCCGTCTACTGGATGACAGAGGCCAGCGGAAGACTCTCCATGTGTGAGGAAAAACAGGACAGGCTTGTGTTTTTCTACAGCCTACAGAAAGACATACAATGGAGTTTAATCAGATATGTGTTCTTGTTACTGACTGTATAGATGATTTATATTTCTCAGTCATGTATTCAACATAATAGTTCAGACATTTGGACTgacaatatttttatttttgtttgttgtagCTTTAGTGAGGTATGAACTGCCTACCTGTTCAATTTCCTTATTGCTGAAATATCCCCCAGGTGTTTTTACCATTCTATGTACATTGGcacctaaagaaaaaaaaaccat encodes:
- the thap4 gene encoding THAP domain-containing protein 4; this encodes MACPDNHTVELNPALLPLDWLLGSWESDEPGEGCFTSIKPFRYIETLNFSHVGQPVINFTFNAFHAETKKPLHRECGFIRMQPGALRVAFIIAQNSGLVEIEEGELTAQRLNLQSQALARVSFAREPHVQKISRVIQLRPDGRLEQTVSMATDNQPLMQHLHITYRRSS
- the agxtb gene encoding alanine--glyoxylate and serine--pyruvate aminotransferase b: MQRALFSRSALLAQPVAAAVDSLLAARSAPLLQRLDRSISSATIPPPACILRPLEAPLRYLFGPGPSNVPPRILAAQGRPIIGHMHPEMFEIMNDIKRGIQYIFQTDNNMTIAMSGSGHAAMECAVFNTVEPGESVLVAINGIWGERVAEIAERMGANVHRMVKTPGGYFSNKEIEQAVEKHKPVLFFLTHGESSAGLCHPVDGIGDICRKHNCLFLVDTVASLGAAPIFMDKQNIDILYTGSQKALNAPPGTAPISFNDRACHKMFNRKTKPVSYLFDMTHLSNYWGCDGQPARVYHHTGPVSGFFALRESLAVIAEKGLEESWKKHKEVAAYLYRGLEDLGLKLFIPERDLRLPSVTTIAIPDGYNWRELLSYIMKHHQMEMTGGLGPSIGMVMRIGLMGYNCEKINADMALHALADALKNCKKSKA